In a single window of the Neisseria subflava genome:
- a CDS encoding F0F1 ATP synthase subunit B translates to MNINATLFAQILVFFGLVWFTMKFVWPPIAKALDERAAKIAEGLAAAERGKSDFEQAEKKVAELMAEGRNQVTEMVANAEKRAAKIVEEAKEQASHEAARIAAQAKADVEQEVNRAREVLREQVASLAVKGAESILRKEVDASKHADLLSALKQEL, encoded by the coding sequence GTGAATATTAATGCAACCTTATTTGCGCAAATCCTAGTTTTCTTTGGCTTGGTATGGTTTACGATGAAATTCGTATGGCCTCCGATCGCCAAAGCATTGGATGAGCGTGCCGCAAAAATCGCCGAAGGCTTGGCTGCTGCCGAGCGCGGTAAGAGCGATTTTGAGCAGGCAGAGAAAAAAGTTGCAGAACTTATGGCCGAAGGGCGTAATCAGGTAACCGAAATGGTTGCCAACGCCGAAAAACGTGCTGCAAAAATTGTAGAAGAAGCCAAAGAGCAAGCTTCTCATGAAGCAGCACGCATTGCAGCCCAAGCAAAAGCTGATGTAGAGCAAGAAGTTAACCGTGCACGCGAAGTGTTGCGCGAACAGGTCGCTTCATTGGCTGTTAAAGGTGCGGAATCTATCCTGCGTAAAGAAGTCGATGCTTCCAAACATGCAGATCTGCTCAGTGCCTTAAAACAGGAGCTGTAA
- the atpE gene encoding F0F1 ATP synthase subunit C produces MGLIAIACGLIVALGALGASIGIAMVGSKYLESSARQPELIGPLQTKLFLIAGLIDAAFLIGVAIALLFAFVNPFSGA; encoded by the coding sequence ATGGGTTTGATTGCTATCGCATGTGGTTTGATCGTTGCCTTGGGCGCATTGGGTGCCTCTATCGGTATCGCAATGGTTGGTTCTAAATACTTGGAATCTTCTGCTCGCCAACCTGAGCTGATCGGTCCTCTGCAAACCAAACTGTTCTTGATCGCTGGTCTGATCGACGCGGCTTTCTTGATCGGTGTGGCTATTGCCCTGTTGTTCGCCTTCGTTAACCCGTTTAGTGGTGCGTAA
- the atpB gene encoding F0F1 ATP synthase subunit A: MAGETMTAADYIKHHLQSLTSMSDVTQGQGLKNIADFSFINLDAIFFAVLLGVIGSFLLWRGAKKATAGVPGRFQAAVEILFEFVDDMCKSIIHNEQSRKAVAPLGLTLFVWILLMNAMDMLPVDLLPMAWQGITGNHHALLRVVPTADLNTTLALAIGVLLICIYYNVKIKGLGGWIHELFCAPFGPWLAPANFLLNLVEFLSKTVSHGMRLFGNMYAGELVFLLIALLGGAWASTGSVETLDPILFVFHLIAGLAWAIFHILVITLQAFIFMALAFVYIGQAHDAH; the protein is encoded by the coding sequence ATGGCAGGTGAAACTATGACCGCTGCCGACTACATCAAGCACCACTTGCAAAGCTTGACCAGTATGTCGGATGTTACTCAGGGTCAAGGACTGAAAAACATTGCTGATTTTTCGTTCATTAACCTTGATGCAATCTTTTTTGCTGTTCTGTTGGGCGTAATCGGCAGCTTCCTTTTGTGGCGCGGTGCCAAAAAAGCGACGGCCGGTGTTCCCGGTCGTTTCCAAGCGGCTGTTGAAATTCTGTTCGAATTCGTGGATGACATGTGTAAGAGCATTATCCATAACGAACAATCGCGTAAAGCCGTTGCCCCATTGGGTCTGACCTTGTTTGTCTGGATTCTCTTGATGAACGCCATGGATATGCTGCCGGTTGATTTGCTGCCGATGGCATGGCAAGGCATTACCGGTAATCATCATGCCCTGTTGCGCGTCGTGCCGACAGCTGACTTGAATACGACTTTGGCTCTGGCGATTGGCGTATTGCTGATCTGTATTTACTACAATGTCAAAATCAAAGGCCTTGGCGGTTGGATTCACGAGTTGTTCTGCGCACCTTTCGGTCCGTGGCTTGCTCCGGCCAACTTCCTGCTGAACTTGGTAGAGTTTTTGTCCAAAACCGTATCCCACGGTATGCGGTTGTTTGGTAATATGTATGCCGGCGAGCTGGTGTTCCTGTTGATCGCTCTGTTGGGCGGTGCATGGGCGTCAACCGGCAGTGTCGAAACTTTGGATCCGATTTTATTTGTGTTCCACCTGATTGCCGGTTTGGCTTGGGCGATTTTCCACATTTTGGTCATCACCTTGCAGGCATTTATTTTCATGGCGTTGGCGTTCGTATATATCGGACAGGCGCATGATGCACACTAA
- a CDS encoding ATP synthase subunit I, protein MNQIVPLQVIVLLIISVVCALFSGLPGFLSALAGGFSYILPTLVAVLLLKFSRRNPDLQSSMFIGGEVLKVVLSLVSMLVVFAIWHRSLVFYPFLLAFLGVSHLVFLVLLRVKHYGR, encoded by the coding sequence ATGAATCAGATAGTCCCATTGCAAGTGATTGTATTATTAATAATTTCAGTTGTTTGTGCGTTATTTTCCGGATTGCCCGGCTTCCTCTCTGCTTTGGCGGGAGGATTTTCGTACATTTTGCCTACCCTAGTTGCAGTTTTACTTTTAAAGTTTTCCCGACGAAATCCCGATCTGCAAAGTTCGATGTTTATCGGCGGAGAGGTTTTAAAAGTAGTGCTGTCGCTGGTATCTATGTTGGTCGTTTTTGCGATATGGCATCGATCACTGGTATTTTACCCATTTTTATTGGCGTTTCTTGGCGTCAGTCATTTGGTTTTTTTAGTATTGTTGAGAGTAAAACACTATGGCAGGTGA
- a CDS encoding ParB/RepB/Spo0J family partition protein, with product MAKAKGGLGRGLDSLISNAVDSSSSDRLTTVAIADIQPGRYQARVQMDDEALQELADSIKAQGIIQPVIVRERGLSQYELIAGERRWRASQLAGLTEIPVVIKTISDETALAMGLIENLQRENLNPIEEAQGLKRLADEFGLTHETIAKAVGKSRSAISNSLRLLSLPEPVQEMLYQRRLEMGHARALLTLHVVDQLELAQKAVKNGWSVREVERRSQLAHQKAKPEAAKTISPDIRRINDALTEHLGVNAEVKTSNQKKGKIVLHFDTPETFEYLLKQLGINQAF from the coding sequence ATGGCAAAAGCAAAAGGTGGATTGGGGCGCGGTTTGGATTCGCTGATTTCCAATGCAGTGGACAGCAGCAGTAGCGACCGCCTGACAACGGTTGCCATCGCCGATATTCAGCCCGGCCGTTATCAGGCGCGCGTGCAAATGGATGACGAAGCCTTGCAGGAACTGGCTGACTCCATTAAAGCGCAAGGCATTATCCAGCCGGTTATCGTACGCGAACGTGGTCTGTCTCAATATGAATTGATTGCCGGCGAACGCCGTTGGCGCGCTTCCCAGTTGGCCGGTTTGACCGAAATTCCCGTCGTCATTAAAACCATCAGCGACGAAACTGCGTTGGCCATGGGTTTGATTGAAAACTTGCAACGTGAAAACCTGAATCCGATTGAAGAAGCGCAAGGTTTGAAACGCCTTGCCGACGAATTCGGCCTGACTCATGAAACCATCGCAAAAGCCGTCGGTAAAAGCCGTAGTGCCATCTCCAACAGCCTGCGCCTGTTGAGCCTGCCTGAGCCAGTTCAGGAAATGCTTTACCAACGCCGTCTGGAAATGGGTCATGCCCGTGCGTTGTTGACCTTGCATGTGGTTGACCAATTGGAGTTGGCGCAGAAAGCTGTAAAAAACGGTTGGTCAGTGCGTGAGGTAGAACGTCGCAGCCAATTGGCGCATCAAAAAGCCAAGCCCGAAGCAGCCAAAACCATCAGCCCGGATATCCGCCGCATCAATGATGCATTGACCGAGCATTTGGGCGTTAATGCCGAAGTCAAAACCAGTAATCAGAAAAAAGGCAAAATCGTGCTGCATTTTGATACGCCGGAAACATTCGAATATTTGCTGAAGCAGTTGGGCATCAATCAAGCGTTCTAA
- a CDS encoding bifunctional chorismate-binding protein/class IV aminotransferase, which translates to MPYFALFDDAVSGRAKLYQNHVESHRFYHNELDSLTSILQAGWKKGLHAVLFADYEFGLPLMDISSAHSGNLRLHWFADCSEIDAESWLANHLDGLAAGISTPRFSISEADYLEHIRQIHEAIRRGDTYQINYTARLHLQTYGNPIQLYRRLRQPVPYAVLSCLPDGAGQEAWTLCFSPELFLKIDSNGLITTEPMKGTAPILHDGKDERRAVELQNDPKNRAENVMIVDLLRNDLGKIAQTGKVRVPEPFKVSRFGSVWQMTSAIEAQALPDVSVADILRAAFPCGSITGAPKRMSMHIIESLESEPRGLYTGSIGFLHPCDTGLGFEGVFNVVIRTLSLKPVSDGLYQGVYGVGSGIVIDSDPEAEYRECGWKARFLNDLRPDFGIFETMRVQDKQCRLLDLHLGRLNSSAQALNLTWPENTIEQIQHYIDTLPSGLFRVKAALFSDGLSLSHGAVSELDGQQYVILSEHTLSQRDYLRRFKTTRREIFDQAWKTAEGQGAFDSLFFNSDGLLLEGGRSNVFVKYQGQWLTPSLDLDILNGVMRQAVLKQPQLYLGVDTIKETHITRAMLENAEEIRLSNALRGMFAVSLRK; encoded by the coding sequence ATGCCTTATTTCGCCCTGTTTGACGATGCCGTGAGCGGCCGAGCAAAACTCTATCAAAATCATGTAGAAAGCCATCGGTTTTATCATAACGAACTGGATTCGTTAACAAGTATTTTGCAAGCCGGCTGGAAAAAGGGTTTGCATGCAGTGTTGTTTGCAGACTACGAATTCGGATTGCCACTGATGGATATTTCATCCGCGCACAGTGGCAATTTGCGTTTGCACTGGTTTGCCGATTGTTCCGAAATCGATGCCGAAAGCTGGCTGGCCAATCATTTAGACGGCCTGGCGGCAGGCATCTCCACTCCCCGATTCTCCATATCCGAAGCCGATTATCTCGAGCATATCCGCCAAATCCACGAGGCCATCCGCCGTGGCGATACCTATCAAATCAATTACACCGCACGCCTGCACCTGCAAACTTACGGCAATCCGATTCAGCTTTACCGCCGTTTGCGCCAGCCTGTGCCGTATGCTGTTTTGTCTTGTCTGCCCGACGGGGCAGGGCAGGAAGCGTGGACTTTGTGTTTTTCTCCCGAACTTTTCCTCAAAATCGATTCAAACGGCCTGATTACAACCGAGCCGATGAAGGGCACTGCGCCGATTCTTCACGATGGGAAAGATGAACGCCGCGCCGTTGAATTGCAAAACGACCCGAAAAACCGCGCCGAAAATGTGATGATTGTCGATTTGTTGCGCAATGACCTCGGTAAAATCGCGCAAACAGGCAAAGTACGCGTGCCTGAACCGTTTAAAGTTTCCCGTTTCGGCAGTGTTTGGCAGATGACCAGTGCCATCGAAGCGCAGGCGCTGCCTGATGTTTCGGTTGCCGATATTCTCCGCGCAGCCTTCCCGTGCGGCAGTATTACTGGTGCGCCCAAACGCATGAGTATGCACATTATTGAGTCTCTTGAGTCCGAACCGCGTGGTTTGTACACAGGCAGCATTGGCTTTTTGCATCCGTGCGATACAGGTTTGGGGTTTGAAGGTGTGTTTAATGTTGTGATCCGCACCTTATCCCTGAAGCCCGTTTCAGACGGCCTTTATCAAGGTGTTTATGGCGTGGGTTCGGGGATTGTGATTGATAGCGACCCTGAAGCCGAATATCGCGAGTGCGGTTGGAAGGCGCGTTTTCTGAATGACTTGCGGCCTGATTTCGGTATTTTTGAAACCATGCGCGTGCAAGACAAACAATGTCGTTTGCTTGATTTGCACTTAGGCCGTCTGAATAGCTCGGCACAAGCGCTCAATCTGACTTGGCCTGAAAATACAATAGAGCAAATTCAACACTATATAGATACGTTGCCAAGTGGGTTATTTAGAGTCAAAGCAGCTTTGTTTTCAGACGGCCTTTCATTGAGCCATGGGGCTGTTTCTGAATTGGATGGGCAGCAATACGTCATCTTGAGTGAGCACACATTAAGTCAACGCGATTATCTGCGCCGCTTCAAAACCACGCGCCGTGAAATTTTTGACCAAGCATGGAAAACGGCAGAAGGGCAGGGTGCATTTGACAGCCTGTTTTTCAATTCAGACGGCCTTTTGTTAGAGGGTGGAAGAAGCAATGTGTTTGTCAAATATCAAGGACAATGGCTCACGCCGTCTTTGGATTTGGATATTTTGAACGGGGTAATGCGCCAAGCGGTATTGAAGCAGCCGCAGCTATATTTAGGTGTGGATACAATCAAGGAAACCCACATCACGCGCGCGATGTTGGAAAATGCGGAAGAAATCCGTTTGAGTAACGCTTTAAGGGGCATGTTTGCGGTTTCGCTCCGTAAATAA
- the ppk2 gene encoding polyphosphate kinase 2, giving the protein MADHQLEPFENVELGEKQDQLQVFEKAVLEHEGRGTDEDSSSAPLPANYPYKQRMRRSVYEKEKQKLQIELLKVQSWVKDSGQRIVSLFEGRDAAGKGGTIKRFMEHLNPRGARVVALEKPTTTERGQWYFQRYIQNLPTAGEMVFFDRSWYNRAGVERVMGFCEPNEYLLFMRQTPELERMLVASGIHLFKFWFSVSREEQLRRFISRRDDPLKHWKLSPVDIQSLDRWDDYTEAKNAMFFHTHTGDAPWVIIRSDDKKRARLNCIRYFLHQLDYPGKDVKAIGKVDEKIVLVPDTRYKDKTVELGHD; this is encoded by the coding sequence ATGGCAGACCACCAATTAGAACCGTTCGAGAATGTTGAACTGGGCGAGAAACAAGACCAGCTGCAAGTATTCGAAAAGGCTGTTTTGGAACACGAAGGACGCGGCACTGACGAAGATTCCAGCAGCGCACCGCTTCCTGCCAACTACCCATACAAACAACGTATGCGCCGCTCTGTTTACGAAAAAGAAAAACAGAAGCTGCAAATCGAATTGTTGAAAGTACAAAGCTGGGTTAAAGATTCCGGTCAGCGTATTGTCAGCCTGTTTGAAGGCCGCGACGCAGCCGGTAAAGGCGGTACCATCAAACGCTTCATGGAACACCTGAATCCGCGTGGCGCGCGCGTGGTTGCTTTGGAAAAACCAACCACTACCGAACGCGGCCAATGGTATTTCCAACGCTACATCCAAAACCTGCCGACCGCAGGCGAAATGGTATTCTTCGACCGCTCATGGTACAACCGTGCCGGCGTAGAACGCGTAATGGGCTTCTGCGAACCTAACGAATACCTGCTCTTCATGCGTCAAACCCCTGAATTGGAACGTATGCTTGTTGCCAGCGGCATCCATCTGTTCAAATTCTGGTTCTCCGTATCCCGTGAAGAACAACTCCGTCGCTTCATCTCTCGCCGTGACGATCCACTGAAACACTGGAAACTGTCCCCTGTGGACATCCAGTCGCTCGACCGCTGGGACGACTACACCGAAGCCAAAAACGCCATGTTCTTCCACACCCATACCGGCGACGCGCCTTGGGTCATCATCCGCTCCGACGACAAAAAACGTGCACGTTTGAACTGTATCCGCTACTTCCTGCACCAGCTGGACTATCCGGGCAAAGACGTGAAAGCCATCGGCAAAGTGGACGAGAAAATCGTTTTGGTTCCTGATACACGTTACAAAGACAAAACTGTCGAGCTCGGACACGATTAA
- a CDS encoding pyridoxamine 5'-phosphate oxidase family protein produces MQAIPANIVKFLSNHHVVSIAAAADGEVWAACCFYVFDEANARLIVLTSLKTKHGGLMSRSAKVAGTIAGQPDSITKINGVQFAATAALIEDEADLKAAQSLFYKAHPAARVMKSDVWALNLDNVKFTDNKLVFAQKTYWNRED; encoded by the coding sequence ATGCAAGCGATTCCTGCCAATATCGTTAAATTTTTGAGCAATCATCATGTCGTCAGTATTGCCGCTGCGGCAGACGGCGAAGTTTGGGCGGCTTGCTGTTTTTATGTGTTTGATGAAGCCAATGCCCGCCTAATTGTGCTGACTTCTTTGAAAACAAAGCATGGCGGACTGATGAGCCGTTCTGCCAAAGTAGCCGGCACCATCGCCGGTCAGCCTGACAGTATCACGAAAATCAACGGTGTTCAGTTTGCGGCGACTGCCGCTTTGATTGAAGATGAAGCGGATTTGAAGGCGGCGCAGTCTTTATTTTACAAAGCGCATCCTGCTGCTCGAGTGATGAAAAGTGATGTCTGGGCGTTGAATTTAGATAATGTAAAATTCACTGACAATAAATTGGTATTCGCACAAAAAACGTACTGGAATCGCGAGGATTAA
- a CDS encoding UbiX family flavin prenyltransferase: protein MKRLVVGISGASGFQYGVKALQLLREHQVETHLVVSQGAEMTRALETDYTKEDVYALADVVHSIRNVGASIASGSFLTDGMLIAPCSMKTLASVAHGFADNLLSRAADVTLKERRRLVLMVREAPLNLAHIDNMRRVTEMGGIVFPPVPALYQKPESIEDMITHSVSHALDLFGIFQTDAPRWQG from the coding sequence ATGAAGCGTTTGGTTGTCGGCATCAGCGGTGCCAGCGGTTTTCAGTATGGCGTGAAGGCTTTGCAGCTTTTGCGTGAGCATCAGGTAGAAACGCATTTGGTGGTTTCGCAAGGGGCGGAGATGACCCGTGCTTTGGAAACGGATTACACTAAAGAAGACGTTTATGCTTTGGCGGATGTCGTGCATTCTATCCGTAATGTCGGGGCAAGTATTGCCAGCGGTTCGTTTTTGACGGATGGAATGTTGATTGCGCCGTGTTCAATGAAAACTTTGGCTTCGGTTGCTCACGGGTTTGCCGATAATTTGCTCAGCCGTGCGGCGGATGTAACGTTGAAAGAGCGGCGCAGGCTGGTGTTGATGGTGCGTGAAGCGCCGTTAAACTTGGCACACATCGACAATATGCGCCGTGTAACAGAGATGGGCGGTATTGTGTTTCCTCCCGTTCCGGCTTTATATCAGAAGCCTGAATCCATCGAAGATATGATTACACACAGCGTCTCTCATGCTTTGGACTTGTTCGGTATTTTTCAAACCGATGCGCCGCGCTGGCAGGGCTGA
- the secG gene encoding preprotein translocase subunit SecG, whose protein sequence is MEAFKTLIWIINIISALFVIVLVLLQHGKGADAGATFGSGSGSAQGVFGSAGNANFLSRSTAVAATFFFATCMAMVYIHTHSNKHGLDFSDVKQTQQAPKPATPAQNNTTPVAPNPQQQ, encoded by the coding sequence ATGGAAGCCTTTAAAACCCTTATCTGGATTATTAATATTATTTCCGCTCTATTTGTAATCGTGTTAGTATTGCTGCAACACGGTAAAGGTGCGGATGCCGGCGCAACATTCGGTTCCGGCAGCGGTAGCGCGCAAGGCGTATTCGGTTCTGCCGGTAATGCCAACTTCCTCAGCCGCTCGACTGCCGTTGCTGCAACATTTTTCTTTGCGACCTGCATGGCAATGGTGTATATTCACACCCACTCCAATAAGCACGGTTTAGACTTCAGCGATGTGAAGCAGACCCAGCAAGCTCCTAAGCCTGCAACGCCTGCACAAAACAATACAACTCCTGTTGCTCCGAATCCTCAGCAGCAGTAA
- the tpiA gene encoding triose-phosphate isomerase — translation MYHQIGMWDQKWVIGNWKMNGRLQNNNALMHRFRVMPTAERVLIGLAAPTVYLLQLHNAMQIVLNNRILTCAQDVSRFPNNGAYTGEVSAEMLADIGTDIVLIGHSERSLYFGEKNEIQRRKMENVLNVGLIPLLCVGESLEEREAGKEHEVIAHQLSILQGLNTKNIAVAYEPVWAIGTGKVATVEQIADMHAFIYKEILSLCGSDVKIRVLYGGSVKADNAADIFAVPHVDGALVGGASLSYDSFTAIINAAQAS, via the coding sequence ATGTATCACCAAATCGGAATGTGGGACCAAAAATGGGTTATCGGCAACTGGAAAATGAACGGCCGACTCCAAAACAACAATGCACTTATGCACCGCTTCCGTGTCATGCCAACCGCAGAACGCGTGTTAATCGGCCTGGCCGCTCCGACCGTTTATCTGTTGCAACTGCACAACGCCATGCAGATTGTTTTGAACAACCGCATCTTGACCTGTGCGCAAGACGTGAGCCGTTTCCCGAATAACGGCGCATACACCGGCGAAGTGTCCGCCGAAATGCTTGCCGACATCGGTACAGACATCGTCCTCATCGGCCACTCCGAGCGCAGCCTTTATTTCGGCGAGAAAAACGAAATCCAACGCCGCAAAATGGAAAACGTCCTCAACGTCGGCCTGATTCCATTGTTGTGCGTCGGCGAAAGCTTGGAAGAACGCGAAGCCGGTAAAGAACACGAAGTCATTGCCCACCAGCTTTCCATCCTGCAAGGTTTGAACACCAAAAACATCGCCGTTGCCTACGAGCCGGTTTGGGCGATCGGTACAGGCAAAGTCGCCACCGTCGAACAAATCGCCGACATGCACGCATTTATCTACAAAGAAATCTTGTCTTTGTGCGGAAGCGATGTTAAAATCCGCGTTCTTTACGGCGGAAGTGTGAAAGCGGATAACGCGGCCGACATCTTCGCAGTACCTCATGTAGACGGCGCATTGGTTGGGGGCGCGTCATTATCATATGACTCCTTTACCGCCATCATCAACGCAGCACAAGCCTCGTAG
- a CDS encoding protein-L-isoaspartate O-methyltransferase family protein has translation MDFEKARFNMVEQQIRPWDVLDFDILDALEEIEREHFVGEAFQGLAYADMGLPLANGHKMLEPKVVARLAQGLKLKKDETVLEIGTGSGYATALLSKLAGTVVTDDIDAEQQQRAKKVLDELGFTNVDYVQNNGLTEASQGAPFDAIYVGGAVDSVPEILKEQLKDGGRMVVIIGRKPVQHALLLTRNGNEFSEKVLFDTVVAHLEDKSANPFGDFDF, from the coding sequence ATGGACTTTGAAAAAGCGCGTTTCAATATGGTTGAACAGCAGATTCGTCCGTGGGATGTCTTGGACTTCGACATTTTGGATGCTTTGGAGGAGATCGAGCGCGAACATTTCGTCGGCGAGGCTTTTCAAGGCTTAGCCTATGCGGATATGGGGCTGCCGCTGGCCAACGGCCATAAGATGTTGGAACCCAAAGTCGTTGCCCGCCTGGCTCAAGGCTTGAAACTGAAAAAAGATGAAACCGTCTTAGAAATCGGTACAGGCTCAGGCTATGCAACCGCCCTGCTGTCCAAACTGGCCGGCACAGTCGTGACCGACGACATCGACGCCGAGCAGCAGCAACGCGCCAAAAAAGTTTTGGACGAATTGGGCTTTACCAACGTCGATTATGTGCAAAACAACGGCCTGACCGAAGCATCGCAAGGCGCTCCTTTTGATGCGATTTATGTGGGCGGCGCAGTAGACAGTGTACCTGAAATTCTGAAAGAGCAACTGAAAGACGGCGGCCGTATGGTGGTCATCATCGGCCGCAAACCGGTACAACACGCGCTTTTGCTTACGCGCAACGGCAACGAGTTTTCCGAAAAGGTATTGTTCGACACCGTCGTGGCACACTTGGAAGACAAATCGGCCAATCCGTTCGGCGATTTCGATTTTTAA
- a CDS encoding rhodanese-like domain-containing protein: MTDIIQLSPTELKQWQDEGRTFHLLDVRTDEERAICTLPAAIHIPMNLIPLRQNELPDDDLPIVVYCHHGIRSLHTAMYLEDAGFENLYNLQGGIDAWAMQVDNKMMRY, encoded by the coding sequence ATGACCGACATCATCCAACTCTCGCCCACCGAATTGAAACAATGGCAGGACGAAGGCCGCACATTTCATCTGCTCGACGTCCGCACCGATGAAGAACGTGCCATCTGCACCCTACCCGCCGCCATTCATATCCCGATGAACCTCATCCCCCTGCGTCAAAATGAGCTGCCCGACGATGATTTACCCATCGTCGTTTACTGCCACCATGGCATCCGCAGCCTGCACACGGCAATGTATTTGGAAGACGCCGGATTTGAAAACCTTTACAACCTGCAAGGCGGGATTGATGCTTGGGCAATGCAGGTGGACAACAAAATGATGCGGTATTGA
- a CDS encoding basic amino acid/polyamine antiporter: MSQKSQIGLVALTALVISSMIGSGIFSLPQNMAAVAGSQALLLGWLITGVGIIFLGLSFSALSKLKPELDGGIYTYARNGFGDLMGFFSAWGYWLCTTVGIVGYLVVAFEAVGGFVDTPDNVIFGKGNTFAAFVGESVIVWLIYWLVVRGIKEAAGVNLIATAVKVFPLILFIGMAAYFFQTEVFMSDWTGASLATPENPDVSLMTQVKNTMLITLWVFTGIEGAAVLSKHARSRADVGRATIIGVSLTLAMYVAITVLAQGILPRADIAAMANPSMAGVLAHMVGSWGKVLISSCLIVSVLSSYLSWTLYATEIPHMGARNGAFPKSFIPLNKNEVPQGSLMFTTLTVQFCLLLVWLKGEDYSALLMVSTSMILIPYLLIGAYLLKLSLTQKAAAKYRLIGAAATLYAAWIVYAAGTEYLLLSVLLYLPGVLLFLYSQKKHYGSCQFNRMEKAVLVLLLILAVPAVQQFVASLQA, from the coding sequence ATGTCGCAAAAATCTCAAATCGGCTTGGTTGCACTGACGGCCTTGGTTATCAGTTCCATGATTGGTTCGGGTATTTTCAGCCTGCCGCAGAATATGGCTGCCGTTGCAGGTTCGCAGGCTTTGCTGTTGGGTTGGCTGATTACCGGTGTGGGCATTATCTTTCTCGGCCTATCATTTTCGGCCTTGTCCAAACTTAAGCCCGAATTGGACGGTGGTATTTATACGTACGCCCGCAACGGCTTCGGCGATTTGATGGGTTTTTTCTCGGCGTGGGGCTATTGGCTTTGCACCACGGTCGGTATTGTCGGCTATTTGGTGGTTGCGTTTGAAGCAGTAGGCGGATTTGTCGATACGCCGGACAACGTGATTTTCGGCAAAGGCAACACATTTGCTGCTTTTGTTGGAGAATCAGTAATTGTGTGGCTGATTTACTGGTTGGTAGTGCGCGGTATTAAAGAAGCGGCAGGAGTGAACCTGATTGCGACGGCAGTCAAAGTATTTCCGCTGATTTTATTTATTGGTATGGCAGCCTATTTCTTTCAAACCGAAGTGTTTATGTCCGATTGGACAGGGGCGAGCCTTGCTACGCCTGAAAATCCTGATGTCAGCCTGATGACGCAGGTGAAAAACACAATGCTGATTACGCTGTGGGTGTTTACCGGTATTGAGGGTGCGGCGGTTTTGTCCAAGCATGCGCGAAGTCGTGCTGATGTTGGTCGAGCGACCATTATCGGAGTCAGCTTGACGCTGGCAATGTATGTGGCAATTACCGTCTTGGCTCAAGGCATTTTACCTCGTGCGGATATTGCTGCAATGGCTAATCCGTCTATGGCGGGCGTGTTGGCGCACATGGTGGGCTCTTGGGGTAAAGTGTTGATTTCTTCCTGCCTGATTGTGTCTGTGCTGTCGTCTTATTTAAGCTGGACGCTGTATGCGACCGAGATTCCGCACATGGGTGCGAGAAACGGCGCATTTCCAAAATCGTTTATCCCGTTGAATAAAAACGAAGTGCCGCAGGGTTCGTTGATGTTTACCACCTTGACCGTGCAGTTTTGCCTATTGCTGGTGTGGTTAAAAGGCGAGGATTATTCTGCTTTGCTGATGGTATCGACTTCCATGATTTTGATACCGTATCTGTTAATTGGTGCATATCTGCTCAAATTATCGCTGACACAAAAGGCTGCAGCAAAATACCGTCTTATCGGCGCGGCAGCAACGCTTTATGCGGCTTGGATTGTCTATGCGGCAGGCACGGAATATTTGCTGCTGTCAGTCTTGCTCTATTTGCCCGGCGTATTGCTGTTTCTCTATTCGCAAAAGAAACACTACGGAAGTTGTCAGTTCAACCGTATGGAAAAAGCCGTATTGGTATTGCTGTTGATTTTGGCTGTGCCGGCCGTACAGCAGTTTGTCGCTAGCTTACAAGCGTAA